Proteins encoded together in one Verrucomicrobiota bacterium window:
- a CDS encoding aminotransferase class V-fold PLP-dependent enzyme produces the protein MLTPQSRKEDFPSLEGIAYLNTAAESIPPRCVGEAVHTYLRDKQQGMKGREAHYATLEACREIGARFTGLQPQEIGFCSCSSEAYNLLATALDSNASEEVVITDLDFPAGATPWLRAARGPRVRLWQSVEGELRLSDLEPLLNPRTRLVQVSLVSFYNGFRIPWGRFRDCVRRCAPRAVLAVDVTQALGRIPIDSQDADVLVCSTHKWTLGLHGGCLVGVPAAGASALTTRAGGWFHLTNAFEADRFERAVAREGAASYGVGMPNFVALYALNASLRYLERTGVSAIEHHANPLTRRVHDGLVRRGLQPLAPWQPQSPSGIVAFRHPQSESIHAALEASKVHVMHHAGRIRVAVHGYNSEEDIERFLRGLDQAL, from the coding sequence ATGCTCACACCCCAATCTCGGAAGGAAGATTTTCCCAGCCTGGAAGGGATCGCCTACTTGAACACCGCCGCGGAGAGCATTCCCCCCCGGTGCGTCGGCGAAGCGGTTCACACTTATCTGCGGGACAAGCAGCAAGGCATGAAGGGGCGCGAAGCCCATTACGCCACTTTGGAAGCGTGCCGCGAAATCGGCGCTCGATTCACCGGTTTGCAGCCCCAGGAGATCGGCTTCTGTTCCTGCAGTTCCGAGGCTTACAACCTGCTCGCGACCGCACTCGACTCCAACGCATCCGAGGAAGTGGTCATCACGGATCTTGATTTTCCCGCGGGCGCGACTCCCTGGTTGCGAGCCGCCCGCGGCCCTCGCGTCCGCCTCTGGCAGTCGGTCGAAGGGGAACTGCGACTTTCCGATCTGGAACCGTTGCTGAACCCGAGGACCCGCTTGGTTCAAGTGTCCCTGGTCAGCTTCTACAACGGATTTCGAATACCCTGGGGGCGGTTCCGGGATTGCGTCAGGCGGTGTGCTCCCAGGGCTGTGCTGGCGGTGGACGTGACGCAAGCCCTGGGGCGAATCCCCATCGATTCTCAAGATGCGGATGTGCTGGTTTGCAGCACCCACAAGTGGACGCTGGGCCTTCACGGTGGCTGTTTGGTGGGCGTTCCCGCGGCGGGAGCCTCGGCGCTGACGACGCGCGCGGGCGGATGGTTTCATTTGACGAACGCTTTTGAAGCGGACCGCTTCGAACGAGCTGTGGCCAGGGAAGGCGCGGCGAGTTACGGCGTGGGCATGCCGAATTTCGTTGCCCTCTATGCCCTCAACGCAAGCCTCAGATATCTGGAACGGACCGGCGTGAGCGCCATCGAACACCATGCGAATCCTCTCACGCGGCGTGTCCATGACGGATTGGTGCGCCGGGGTTTGCAGCCGCTGGCCCCGTGGCAACCGCAATCTCCGTCGGGAATCGTCGCCTTCCGGCACCCGCAATCGGAATCTATTCACGCCGCGCTCGAAGCTTCCAAGGTGCATGTGATGCACCATGCGGGCCGCATTCGGGTGGCGGTGCACGGATACAATTCCGAAGAGGACATCGAACGTTTCCTTCGGGGATTGGATCAGGCCCTCTGA
- a CDS encoding Gfo/Idh/MocA family oxidoreductase has protein sequence MAASKLRVAVIGTGSLGKEHARIYHELAKSGPVCLAGVYDAHPETARKIADRLGVPAFDSLVEAAASAEAFSVVTPTRTHFEIARDLLEQGKHVLVEKPMTDHAEQAADLVECARRRQVILQVGHVERFNPVFSWLQEAATHPRFIECHRLSPYPARSTDIGVVLDLMIHDLDVILALVRAPVQSVEGVGVKVLSGREDIANARLRFANGCVANLTASRISPERLRKIRVFSGGAQPAYVSLDYRAQEGYIYRIAREDEPESSLLTKLMKAKDSAIVSEFGGRRIVREPVPLNKEEPLRLELSHFVQCVLARKTPKVSGASAKDALDLAFEITRQIDAASAA, from the coding sequence ATGGCTGCGTCCAAACTGCGCGTCGCCGTCATCGGCACGGGATCCCTGGGCAAGGAACACGCCCGCATTTATCACGAGCTTGCGAAGTCCGGCCCCGTATGCCTGGCCGGCGTTTACGACGCCCATCCCGAAACTGCCCGCAAAATCGCCGATCGCCTGGGCGTTCCCGCTTTCGATTCCCTGGTCGAAGCCGCCGCCTCCGCCGAAGCCTTCAGCGTGGTCACGCCGACCCGCACTCATTTTGAGATCGCCCGCGACCTGCTCGAACAAGGCAAGCACGTCCTGGTGGAAAAACCGATGACGGATCACGCCGAGCAAGCCGCCGATCTGGTCGAATGCGCTCGCCGCCGCCAAGTCATCCTCCAGGTCGGACATGTCGAGCGTTTCAATCCGGTCTTCTCCTGGCTCCAAGAAGCTGCCACCCACCCCCGATTCATCGAGTGCCACCGCCTGTCTCCCTACCCCGCGCGCAGCACCGACATAGGGGTGGTGCTCGATCTCATGATTCATGACCTGGATGTCATCCTTGCCCTGGTGCGCGCTCCGGTCCAAAGCGTCGAAGGAGTCGGAGTCAAGGTGTTGAGCGGGCGCGAGGACATCGCCAACGCTCGCCTCCGTTTCGCCAATGGCTGCGTCGCCAATCTCACCGCGAGCCGCATCAGCCCCGAGCGACTGCGCAAAATCCGTGTGTTCAGCGGCGGCGCTCAACCCGCTTACGTCTCGCTCGATTACCGTGCCCAGGAAGGTTACATTTACCGAATCGCCCGCGAGGATGAACCCGAGAGCTCGTTGTTGACGAAACTGATGAAGGCCAAGGACTCGGCCATCGTGAGCGAGTTCGGAGGCCGCCGCATCGTTCGAGAACCCGTTCCGCTGAACAAGGAAGAGCCCCTCCGCCTTGAACTCAGCCATTTCGTGCAGTGTGTCCTGGCCCGCAAGACGCCGAAGGTCAGCGGCGCGTCGGCCAAGGATGCCCTGGATCTCGCCTTCGAGATCACCCGCCAGATCGACGCCGCTTCGGCTGCCTGA
- a CDS encoding M20 family metallopeptidase: MNSSALISTLSDLVAIPSVNPAYDGGVSEIAVCDYVSRFCASHGLESWTQEVFPGRPNLIARLPGQNPKRRIILEAHTDTAPIHGMSVSPFDPECRNGNLYGRGACDTKAGLAAMMHAVGWLKQYGITPPCEVWLAAVADEEFSFRGVLKLCEGLTANAALVAEPTELRLVTATKGVLRWQIRVCGKAAHSSKPHLGVNAIEHMARLILALEQDSKRGSTTVHPLLGPATCNIGVIRGGVQVNAVPDECVIEVDRRLLPGETIRTVLDHYQALLDELSTRHPGFRAEQKQPMLTDEALETPASADVVQVAQRVLSGMGWDGTPTGVPFGSDASKLARHGIPSVVVGPGSINRAHAAEEFVELDQVEAAFEFYRTFLQTFE; the protein is encoded by the coding sequence ATGAATTCGTCCGCTCTGATCTCCACCCTCTCCGATCTGGTCGCCATTCCCAGTGTGAATCCTGCGTACGATGGGGGTGTTTCGGAGATTGCCGTTTGCGATTACGTCTCTCGTTTCTGCGCGAGTCATGGCCTGGAATCCTGGACCCAGGAGGTGTTTCCCGGACGCCCCAATCTCATCGCGCGTTTGCCCGGCCAAAATCCCAAGCGTAGGATCATCCTCGAGGCCCATACGGACACGGCTCCCATCCACGGCATGTCCGTCTCGCCTTTTGACCCGGAGTGCCGGAACGGCAACCTCTACGGACGCGGTGCCTGCGATACCAAAGCGGGATTGGCCGCCATGATGCATGCCGTGGGCTGGCTCAAGCAGTATGGAATCACCCCGCCCTGCGAGGTTTGGCTCGCCGCGGTAGCGGACGAAGAATTCTCCTTTCGCGGCGTGCTCAAGCTCTGCGAAGGATTGACGGCGAATGCCGCCCTCGTCGCGGAACCCACCGAATTGCGCCTGGTCACAGCCACCAAAGGAGTATTACGATGGCAAATTCGTGTCTGCGGCAAGGCGGCCCATAGCTCCAAACCCCACCTCGGTGTCAACGCCATCGAGCACATGGCTCGGCTCATTTTGGCATTGGAGCAAGACTCGAAGCGGGGGAGCACCACCGTCCATCCTTTGCTGGGGCCGGCCACCTGCAACATCGGAGTGATCCGCGGCGGTGTCCAAGTGAATGCGGTCCCCGATGAATGTGTCATCGAAGTCGATCGGCGTTTGCTGCCCGGCGAGACGATCCGGACCGTGCTGGATCACTACCAAGCCCTGCTCGACGAATTATCCACCCGTCACCCTGGGTTCCGCGCGGAGCAGAAACAACCGATGCTGACCGATGAAGCGCTGGAAACACCGGCCTCCGCAGACGTGGTTCAAGTCGCCCAGCGGGTCCTGTCCGGCATGGGATGGGACGGTACTCCAACCGGTGTTCCCTTTGGAAGCGACGCCAGCAAACTGGCGCGGCATGGCATCCCCAGCGTGGTGGTCGGTCCCGGCAGCATCAATCGCGCGCACGCCGCGGAGGAGTTCGTCGAACTGGACCAGGTGGAGGCCGCTTTCGAGTTTTATCGAACATTCCTGCAAACGTTCGAGTAA